Proteins co-encoded in one Haloarcula pelagica genomic window:
- a CDS encoding cupin domain-containing protein, giving the protein MEEVPQAASETVEAVDGVHLTQLAVGERMSAQQVHIEPGAVVPEHSHEHEQIGFVVRGACTFCIGDEEFVISSGDSYVIPSDEPHRVENRTDEPMTGIDVFSPPRANPDWRD; this is encoded by the coding sequence ATGGAGGAAGTTCCCCAGGCAGCCAGCGAGACCGTCGAAGCGGTCGACGGCGTCCACCTGACGCAACTGGCCGTCGGTGAGCGGATGAGCGCCCAGCAAGTCCACATCGAACCCGGTGCAGTCGTCCCGGAACACAGCCACGAACACGAGCAGATCGGCTTCGTCGTCCGGGGAGCCTGTACGTTCTGTATCGGCGACGAGGAGTTCGTCATCAGTTCGGGAGACTCCTACGTGATCCCCAGCGACGAACCACACCGCGTCGAGAACCGGACCGACGAACCGATGACCGGCATCGACGTGTTCAGCCCGCCGCGGGCGAACCCCGATTGGCGCGACTGA
- the icd gene encoding isocitrate dehydrogenase (NADP(+)) has protein sequence MGYDYDKVEVPDEGNPIEVTADNELDVPENPIIPIIHGDGIGTDVGPAAQKVLEAAANATGRDISWMRVYAGSSARDKYDENLPDDTVEAIKEFNVAIKGPLTTPVGAGFRSLNVALRKTLDLYANVRPTYHLDGVPSPVKSPEKMDMVTFRENTEDVYAGIEWEAGTDEVQEVKEFVEEDMGFDSTIHDGPVGIGVKPITEFGTKRLVREAIDYALEEDRDSVTLVHKGNIMKFTEGAFRDWGYEVADEEYDDSVITEDQLWDEYDGEAPEDALVVNDRIADNMLQQLLTRTDEYDVIATMNLNGDYMSDAAGAQIGGLGIAPGANFGEARCLAEPVHGSAPKYAGEDKVNPTAMILSGRLMLEYMGWKDAGKLVRDAVEETISSGQVTYDLERQIEGGTKLATSEFADKVVENIEKLA, from the coding sequence ATGGGATACGATTACGACAAAGTGGAGGTGCCCGACGAGGGTAACCCGATCGAAGTCACAGCCGACAACGAACTCGACGTTCCCGAGAACCCCATCATCCCCATCATCCACGGGGACGGGATCGGGACCGATGTCGGCCCCGCCGCCCAGAAGGTCCTCGAAGCCGCCGCGAACGCGACCGGGCGCGACATCTCCTGGATGCGCGTCTACGCCGGCTCCTCGGCCCGTGACAAGTACGACGAGAACCTGCCCGACGACACCGTCGAGGCGATCAAGGAGTTCAACGTCGCGATCAAGGGCCCGCTCACGACGCCCGTCGGCGCCGGGTTCCGCTCGCTGAACGTCGCGCTGCGCAAGACGCTTGACCTCTACGCGAACGTCCGGCCGACCTACCACCTCGACGGCGTCCCGTCGCCTGTCAAGAGCCCCGAGAAGATGGACATGGTCACCTTCCGGGAGAACACCGAAGACGTGTACGCCGGCATCGAGTGGGAGGCCGGCACCGACGAGGTCCAGGAGGTCAAGGAGTTCGTCGAGGAGGACATGGGCTTCGACAGCACTATCCACGACGGCCCGGTCGGCATCGGCGTCAAGCCGATCACCGAGTTCGGGACCAAGCGCCTCGTCCGTGAGGCCATCGACTACGCCCTCGAAGAGGACCGTGACTCGGTCACGTTGGTCCACAAGGGCAACATCATGAAGTTCACCGAGGGCGCCTTCCGCGACTGGGGCTACGAGGTCGCCGACGAGGAGTACGACGACTCCGTCATCACCGAGGACCAGCTGTGGGACGAGTACGACGGCGAGGCCCCCGAAGACGCGCTGGTGGTCAACGACCGCATCGCCGACAACATGCTCCAGCAGCTGCTGACCCGGACCGACGAGTACGATGTCATCGCGACGATGAACCTCAACGGGGACTACATGTCCGACGCCGCCGGCGCACAGATCGGCGGGCTCGGCATCGCCCCGGGTGCGAACTTCGGCGAAGCACGCTGTCTCGCAGAGCCCGTCCACGGCTCGGCCCCGAAGTACGCCGGCGAGGACAAGGTCAACCCGACCGCGATGATCCTCTCCGGTCGCCTGATGCTCGAATACATGGGCTGGAAGGACGCCGGCAAGCTCGTCCGTGACGCCGTCGAGGAGACCATCTCCAGCGGCCAGGTCACCTACGACCTCGAACGCCAGATCGAGGGCGGCACGAAGCTCGCGACGAGCGAGTTCGCCGACAAGGTCGTCGAGAACATCGAGAAACTGGCCTGA